The [Eubacterium] siraeum genome contains a region encoding:
- the purE gene encoding 5-(carboxyamino)imidazole ribonucleotide mutase, whose translation MKKVAIVMGSDSDLPIVKKAAQVLKDFGVPTELRVLSAHRCAAEVSEFARNAEKNGTGVIIAAAGKAAHLAGAIAGQTPLPVIGIPIKASALEGIDALLSTVQMPAGVPVATVAIDGAANAAFLAVQILAVSDDALMEKMKAYRAAQTAKVLEADKKMEQVLAEL comes from the coding sequence ATGAAAAAAGTAGCCATAGTAATGGGCAGTGATTCCGATCTGCCTATCGTTAAAAAAGCAGCTCAGGTGCTTAAGGACTTCGGTGTTCCTACAGAGCTTCGTGTTCTCTCCGCTCACCGTTGCGCCGCAGAGGTTTCCGAGTTTGCAAGAAACGCTGAGAAGAACGGCACAGGCGTTATCATCGCCGCCGCAGGCAAAGCCGCTCACCTTGCAGGAGCTATCGCCGGTCAGACTCCCCTGCCGGTTATCGGTATCCCGATAAAAGCAAGCGCACTCGAAGGCATAGACGCACTTCTGTCTACAGTACAGATGCCCGCCGGAGTTCCCGTTGCTACAGTAGCTATTGACGGTGCGGCAAATGCGGCATTCCTCGCTGTACAGATCCTTGCAGTATCAGATGATGCTCTTATGGAAAAGATGAAGGCATACCGTGCAGCACAGACCGCAAAGGTTCTTGAGGCTGACAAAAAAATGGAGCAGGTACTTGCCGAGCTTTGA
- a CDS encoding phosphoribosylaminoimidazolesuccinocarboxamide synthase, translating into MEKKEQLYEGKAKKVFATDDPNLVIVSYKDDATAFNGLKKGTISGKGVINNKMTNYMFGLLEKAGVPTHLVKELNDRETLVKKVSIVPLEVIVRNVAAGSFSKKLGIEEGTKLLCPTLEFSYKNDDLGDPFINDYYALALGLATKEEIDLISKYAFKVNEFMLDFFKKLNIDLIDFKIEFGKTSDGTIILADEISPDTCRFWDSTTHEKLDKDRFRRDMGGVEDAYAEIMKRLMGE; encoded by the coding sequence ATGGAAAAGAAAGAACAGCTTTACGAAGGAAAGGCAAAGAAGGTATTTGCAACCGATGATCCCAACCTTGTTATCGTATCCTACAAGGATGATGCAACAGCATTCAACGGCCTCAAGAAAGGCACTATCTCAGGCAAGGGCGTTATCAACAACAAAATGACGAACTATATGTTCGGTCTGCTCGAAAAAGCAGGTGTTCCCACCCACCTTGTTAAAGAGCTGAACGACAGAGAAACGCTCGTTAAAAAGGTTTCTATCGTTCCCCTCGAAGTAATCGTAAGAAACGTAGCCGCAGGCAGCTTCTCGAAGAAGCTCGGCATCGAGGAAGGCACAAAGCTCCTCTGCCCCACGCTTGAATTCAGCTACAAGAATGACGATCTGGGCGATCCTTTCATCAACGACTACTATGCGCTTGCACTCGGTCTTGCAACAAAGGAAGAAATCGACCTTATCTCAAAGTACGCTTTCAAGGTAAATGAATTTATGCTTGACTTCTTCAAGAAGCTCAACATCGACCTTATCGACTTCAAGATTGAATTCGGTAAGACCTCAGACGGCACAATAATCCTTGCTGACGAGATTTCTCCCGATACTTGCCGTTTCTGGGACAGCACAACTCACGAGAAGCTCGACAAGGATCGTTTCCGTCGTGATATGGGCGGTGTTGAGGACGCTTACGCTGAAATAATGAAGCGTCTTATGGGCGAATAA
- a CDS encoding amidophosphoribosyltransferase has protein sequence MGGFFGAASNNDCITDVFFGTDYHSHLGTRRGGMTAYSPDRGFQRAIHSIENSPFRTKFEQDATDMRGKLCIGCISDTDPQPLLVRSKLGIYSICSIGIIRNAEQLSTELLESGCANFETMSSGSINSGSLIGALIAQKDNFTDGIRYAQSKIDGTMSLIILTKDGIIAARDQYGRLPIIVGKRSDGYCVSLESFAFQKLGYSTYKELRPGEIDMITADGCEVLSDGDESKMHICSFMWTYYGYPNAVYEGVTVETMRTRNGEIMAENDIKNGKLPDVDYVCGIPDSGVPHAIGYANRSGIPFARPFIKYTPTWPRSFMPTNQTMRNQVAKMKLIPVHELIEGKKLLFVDDSIVRGTQMRETVEFLYENGAKEVHMRSACPPIMYGCKYLNFSRSTSEMELIARQIIDEAEGADGIRFIDEYSDTNTERGKKLRDEICRRLKLTSLEFQSLDGTVRAIGKPQCELCTYCWNGKE, from the coding sequence ATGGGTGGATTTTTCGGCGCGGCGTCAAACAACGACTGCATAACCGATGTTTTCTTCGGAACAGACTATCACTCCCACCTCGGAACACGCAGAGGCGGTATGACCGCATACAGCCCCGACAGAGGCTTTCAGCGTGCTATCCACAGTATTGAAAACTCACCGTTCAGAACAAAGTTTGAACAGGACGCTACGGATATGAGGGGAAAGCTGTGTATCGGCTGTATCAGCGATACCGACCCTCAGCCCCTGCTGGTGCGTTCAAAGCTCGGTATTTATTCGATATGCAGTATCGGCATAATCAGAAATGCCGAACAGCTTTCAACCGAGCTGCTCGAGAGCGGCTGTGCAAACTTTGAAACAATGAGCAGCGGCAGTATAAACTCCGGCTCGCTCATCGGTGCGCTTATCGCACAGAAGGACAATTTTACCGACGGTATAAGATATGCCCAGAGCAAGATTGACGGTACAATGTCCCTTATCATTCTTACAAAGGACGGAATTATCGCCGCAAGGGATCAGTACGGCAGACTTCCTATCATTGTAGGAAAAAGGAGCGACGGATACTGCGTATCCCTCGAGTCATTCGCATTCCAGAAGCTCGGCTACAGCACATATAAAGAGCTTCGTCCCGGCGAAATAGATATGATAACTGCGGACGGCTGTGAAGTGCTGAGTGACGGCGATGAAAGCAAAATGCATATATGCTCGTTCATGTGGACATATTACGGCTATCCGAATGCGGTATATGAGGGTGTGACCGTTGAAACGATGCGTACACGCAACGGCGAGATAATGGCGGAGAACGATATAAAGAACGGCAAACTGCCCGACGTTGACTATGTATGCGGTATTCCGGATTCGGGCGTACCTCACGCAATAGGCTACGCAAACAGGAGCGGTATCCCGTTCGCACGTCCTTTTATCAAGTACACTCCCACATGGCCAAGGAGCTTTATGCCTACCAACCAGACAATGAGAAATCAGGTAGCTAAAATGAAGCTGATTCCGGTCCACGAGCTTATTGAGGGTAAAAAGCTGCTGTTCGTTGACGACAGCATAGTAAGAGGAACTCAGATGAGAGAAACAGTAGAGTTCCTTTATGAGAACGGTGCTAAGGAAGTGCATATGCGCAGCGCCTGTCCTCCGATAATGTACGGTTGTAAGTATCTCAACTTCTCACGCAGCACATCGGAGATGGAGCTGATTGCAAGACAGATAATTGATGAGGCCGAGGGTGCAGATGGTATCAGATTTATCGACGAGTACAGTGACACTAACACAGAGCGCGGAAAGAAACTGCGTGACGAAATATGCCGCAGACTAAAGCTGACATCGCTTGAATTCCAGTCGCTTGACGGAACTGTACGGGCAATAGGCAAGCCACAGTGTGAGCTTTGCACTTATTGCTGGAACGGAAAGGAATGA
- the purF gene encoding amidophosphoribosyltransferase, producing the protein MTPLTNGLHEECGVFGVFAKEKTNVAATTYYGLFALQHRGQESCGIVVNDDGVFNSYKDTGLVNDVFTPERLDGLGQGNMAVGHVRYGTTGANARLNAQPILVNHYKGRMALAHNGNLVNTYELRHELEKQGSIFHTTSDTEVISYLVTKERLEAPSIEEALNRAMNKINGAYSLVIMSPAKLIAARDENGFRPLCYGITNEGTYIGASESCALDSVGAKFVRDLLPGEIVVFDESGVRSIKDHCGKRPHTLCVFEYIYFARPDSVIEGASVHEARLRAGAFLALEHPVQADIVIGVPDSGIDAAIGYSHQSGIPYGIGFIKNKYIGRTFISPGQSSREDKVRIKLNVVASVVKGKRVVLIDDSIVRGTTSGRIVKLLRDAGATEVHMRVSAPPFLNPCYYGTDIDSREHLIACHHSIKEISDIIGTDSLGYLSVENAKKLAVHANGCECGYCTACFSGEYPTNIPTEMHKDKFDRKISESKEKTTT; encoded by the coding sequence ATGACTCCATTGACAAACGGTTTGCACGAAGAGTGCGGTGTGTTCGGTGTTTTTGCAAAAGAAAAGACCAATGTAGCCGCAACCACATATTACGGACTATTTGCATTACAGCACAGAGGACAGGAAAGCTGCGGCATTGTCGTGAACGATGACGGTGTGTTCAACTCCTACAAGGACACGGGACTTGTGAACGATGTGTTCACGCCCGAGCGACTTGACGGACTGGGACAGGGTAATATGGCAGTAGGTCATGTGCGTTACGGCACTACCGGAGCCAATGCCCGCCTTAATGCCCAGCCTATTCTGGTAAATCATTATAAAGGAAGAATGGCTCTCGCCCATAACGGAAACCTTGTAAACACTTACGAGTTACGTCACGAGCTTGAAAAGCAAGGCTCTATCTTCCATACGACAAGCGACACAGAAGTTATAAGCTACCTTGTAACAAAGGAACGGCTTGAAGCGCCCTCTATAGAGGAGGCTCTCAACCGTGCGATGAATAAGATAAACGGCGCATATTCGCTCGTTATCATGTCGCCTGCAAAGCTTATCGCCGCCCGTGACGAGAACGGCTTCAGACCGCTCTGCTACGGCATAACAAACGAGGGAACATATATAGGTGCCTCCGAAAGCTGCGCTCTTGACTCGGTCGGCGCTAAATTCGTAAGAGATCTGCTCCCCGGCGAGATCGTTGTGTTTGACGAGAGCGGAGTACGCTCAATAAAAGATCATTGCGGCAAGCGTCCGCATACTTTGTGCGTTTTTGAATATATCTACTTTGCACGTCCCGACTCGGTCATAGAGGGTGCATCGGTTCACGAGGCAAGACTTCGTGCAGGCGCATTCTTAGCGCTTGAGCATCCCGTGCAGGCGGATATAGTAATCGGCGTTCCCGATTCCGGAATAGATGCCGCCATAGGATATTCTCACCAGTCGGGTATTCCCTACGGCATCGGCTTCATCAAGAACAAATACATCGGCAGAACCTTTATCTCTCCCGGTCAATCGTCAAGAGAAGATAAGGTGCGTATAAAGCTTAATGTAGTAGCAAGCGTGGTAAAGGGCAAGCGTGTGGTGCTGATTGACGACTCTATTGTAAGAGGCACTACAAGCGGCAGAATTGTAAAATTACTGCGTGATGCGGGAGCTACCGAGGTTCATATGAGAGTATCCGCTCCCCCGTTCCTCAATCCCTGCTACTACGGTACCGACATAGATTCGAGAGAACACCTTATCGCTTGTCATCATTCGATAAAAGAGATCAGCGACATAATAGGCACAGATTCGCTCGGTTATCTGAGCGTGGAAAATGCAAAGAAGCTTGCGGTACACGCAAACGGCTGTGAATGCGGCTATTGCACCGCTTGCTTCAGCGGAGAATACCCCACGAATATTCCCACGGAAATGCACAAGGATAAATTCGACAGGAAAATCAGCGAAAGCAAAGAAAAAACCACCACATAA
- the purM gene encoding phosphoribosylformylglycinamidine cyclo-ligase: protein MKNSFSESYKAAGVDVTAGYEGVRLMKKDVERTNIPGVLTGIGGFGGLFQLDIADMKEPVLVSGTDGVGTKLKLAMLMDKHDTIGIDAVAMCVNDIICCGAKPLYFLDYIAIGKNVPEKVAAIVKGVADGCVQSGCALIGGETAEHPGMMPEDEYDIAGYSTGVVDKSKIIDNSTVKEGDIIIGLASTGVHSNGFSLVRKVFNINSKEVLDEVLPTGKTLGETLLTPTKIYVKPILELISKKNVKAISHITGGGFNENVPRSLPDGFTAKITKHSYEVPYIFKHLQEVGNISEHDMYNTFNMGIGMTVVVDKDDADEAVQILRNAGVESYCIGEIIKGDEGIIIE from the coding sequence ATGAAGAACAGTTTTTCAGAAAGCTATAAAGCAGCAGGCGTTGACGTTACCGCAGGCTACGAAGGTGTTCGTCTGATGAAAAAGGACGTTGAACGCACCAATATCCCCGGTGTACTTACAGGCATAGGCGGATTCGGCGGTCTGTTCCAGCTTGATATTGCAGATATGAAAGAACCCGTACTCGTTTCGGGTACAGACGGTGTCGGCACAAAGCTCAAGCTCGCAATGCTGATGGATAAGCACGATACGATCGGTATAGATGCGGTCGCTATGTGCGTAAACGATATAATCTGCTGCGGTGCAAAGCCTCTTTATTTCCTTGACTATATTGCTATAGGCAAGAACGTACCCGAAAAGGTAGCCGCTATAGTAAAGGGTGTTGCTGACGGCTGTGTACAGTCAGGCTGTGCGCTTATAGGCGGCGAAACCGCTGAGCATCCCGGAATGATGCCCGAAGACGAATATGACATCGCAGGTTATTCAACAGGTGTCGTTGACAAGTCGAAGATAATCGACAACAGCACCGTAAAGGAAGGCGACATCATAATCGGCCTTGCTTCCACAGGCGTTCATTCAAACGGCTTCTCTCTTGTAAGAAAGGTGTTCAACATAAACAGCAAGGAAGTTCTCGATGAAGTCCTCCCCACAGGAAAAACTCTCGGTGAAACACTCCTTACACCTACAAAGATATATGTAAAGCCCATTTTGGAGCTTATCTCAAAGAAGAACGTAAAGGCTATCTCGCATATCACAGGCGGCGGCTTCAACGAGAACGTTCCCCGTTCACTCCCCGACGGCTTTACAGCAAAGATTACAAAGCACAGCTACGAAGTGCCTTATATCTTCAAGCACTTACAGGAAGTCGGAAACATCTCCGAACACGATATGTACAATACTTTCAATATGGGTATCGGTATGACCGTTGTAGTTGACAAGGACGATGCCGATGAAGCTGTACAGATACTCAGAAACGCAGGCGTTGAAAGCTACTGCATCGGTGAAATAATCAAGGGTGACGAGGGCATCATAATTGAGTAA
- the purN gene encoding phosphoribosylglycinamide formyltransferase: MKNIVVLVSGGGTNLQALIDAEKSEGLGGGKITCVIASKPDAYALTRAADNGIKTRVLARRDYADVAAYSKAMADALKEEQADLVIYAGFMTILDEQVCDAFRYKMINVHPALIPSFCGKGYYGLHVHEEALKKGVKVTGATVHFVTAECDAGPIILQKAVEVRNGDTPEILQKRVMEQAEWKILPRAARLFCEGKITVKDGITVIDD; encoded by the coding sequence ATGAAAAATATCGTTGTACTTGTATCGGGCGGCGGAACTAACCTGCAGGCACTTATTGATGCTGAAAAGTCCGAGGGACTCGGCGGAGGTAAAATCACCTGCGTTATTGCGTCAAAGCCCGATGCCTACGCACTGACAAGAGCAGCAGATAACGGCATAAAGACAAGAGTGCTTGCAAGACGTGACTATGCCGATGTTGCCGCTTACAGCAAGGCTATGGCTGACGCTTTAAAGGAAGAGCAGGCTGACCTTGTTATCTACGCAGGCTTTATGACAATACTTGACGAGCAGGTATGTGATGCGTTCAGGTATAAGATGATAAACGTTCACCCCGCCCTTATCCCCTCTTTCTGCGGAAAGGGCTACTACGGACTTCACGTTCACGAGGAAGCACTTAAAAAGGGCGTAAAGGTAACAGGCGCTACCGTTCATTTTGTAACAGCGGAATGTGACGCAGGACCTATCATTCTGCAAAAGGCAGTTGAGGTCAGAAACGGCGACACCCCCGAAATTCTTCAGAAACGTGTTATGGAGCAGGCAGAGTGGAAGATTCTTCCCCGTGCCGCACGTCTTTTCTGCGAGGGAAAGATAACCGTAAAAGACGGCATAACCGTTATCGACGATTGA
- a CDS encoding IMP cyclohydrolase, translating to MEVVTLEKELNSLAYHGRGIVIGKSADGTKAVIAYFIMGRSENSRNRIFVEDGEGIRTQAFDESKMEDPHLIIYAPVRVLGNKTIVTNGDQTDTIYELMDKQMTFEQALRTREFEDDKPNYTPRISGIVHLDNGDMNFAMSILKSADGDGSSCQRYTYAYSNPLNGKGKFIHTYKCDGNPLPSYEGEPKTVVIPDMDIDAFTSMVWENLNADNKVSLFTRYIDIATGKYESRIVNKNK from the coding sequence ATGGAAGTTGTAACACTTGAAAAAGAGCTTAACTCTCTTGCTTATCACGGCAGAGGCATCGTGATAGGAAAATCCGCAGACGGCACAAAAGCAGTAATCGCCTACTTTATTATGGGCAGAAGCGAAAACAGCCGTAACAGAATTTTTGTAGAGGACGGCGAGGGTATCAGAACACAGGCTTTCGATGAAAGCAAGATGGAAGATCCCCACCTCATCATTTATGCACCCGTAAGAGTTCTCGGCAACAAGACGATAGTTACAAACGGCGACCAGACCGACACTATCTATGAGCTTATGGACAAGCAGATGACATTCGAGCAGGCTCTCAGAACAAGAGAATTTGAAGATGACAAGCCCAACTACACACCGAGAATTTCCGGTATAGTCCACCTTGACAACGGCGATATGAATTTCGCAATGTCTATCTTAAAGAGCGCAGACGGCGACGGCTCATCATGTCAGAGATACACCTACGCTTACAGCAATCCCTTAAACGGCAAGGGCAAATTCATTCACACCTACAAGTGTGACGGCAATCCACTGCCGAGTTACGAGGGCGAACCCAAGACAGTTGTTATCCCGGATATGGATATTGACGCATTCACATCAATGGTATGGGAAAACCTCAATGCAGACAACAAGGTTTCACTCTTTACACGTTACATCGACATTGCCACAGGCAAGTACGAATCACGCATAGTAAACAAAAACAAGTAA
- a CDS encoding phosphoribosylaminoimidazolecarboxamide formyltransferase encodes MNELQLKYGCNPNQKPSRIFMANGNSLPIEVLNGKPGYINFMDAFNGWQLVSELKKATGLPSATSFKHVSPAGAAVGLPLTDTLKKIYWVDDLGELSPLACAYARARGADRMSSYGDFIALSDKCDVSTAKIIQREVSDGVIAPDYDPEALEILKSKKKGNYNIIKIDPEYVPEPIERKQVFGVTFEQGRNELVIDDKLFSNIVTENKNIPESAKIDLAIAMITLKYTQSNSVAYACGGQAIGIGAGQQSRIHCTRLAGTKADNWYLRQSPQVMGLQFVDNIRRADRDNAIDLYIGEDYMDVLADGAWENIFKVKPAVFTTEEKKAWLATMKGVSLGSDAFFPFGDNIERAHRSGVEYIAQPGGSIRDDNVIDTCNKYGIAMAFTGIRLFHH; translated from the coding sequence ATGAACGAACTTCAGTTAAAGTACGGCTGCAACCCCAATCAGAAGCCGTCAAGAATATTCATGGCAAACGGAAATTCACTTCCTATCGAAGTGCTTAACGGCAAGCCCGGTTATATAAACTTTATGGATGCCTTCAACGGCTGGCAGCTTGTAAGCGAGCTTAAGAAGGCTACGGGTCTTCCCTCCGCAACATCATTCAAGCACGTTTCACCCGCAGGCGCCGCTGTAGGACTTCCCCTCACAGACACGCTCAAGAAGATATACTGGGTAGACGACCTCGGTGAGCTGTCACCCCTTGCCTGCGCTTATGCAAGAGCAAGAGGTGCCGACAGAATGTCGTCATACGGTGACTTCATCGCTCTGTCGGACAAGTGCGATGTTTCAACAGCAAAGATAATACAGCGTGAAGTTTCCGACGGTGTTATCGCTCCCGATTACGATCCCGAAGCGCTTGAAATTCTCAAGTCAAAGAAAAAGGGCAACTATAATATAATCAAGATCGACCCCGAGTACGTTCCCGAGCCTATCGAGCGTAAGCAAGTTTTCGGCGTTACTTTCGAGCAGGGCAGAAACGAGCTGGTTATTGACGATAAGCTGTTCTCAAACATTGTGACCGAGAATAAGAATATACCCGAGAGTGCAAAGATAGATCTTGCAATAGCAATGATTACATTAAAGTACACTCAGTCAAACTCCGTAGCTTACGCTTGCGGCGGTCAGGCTATCGGTATCGGCGCAGGTCAGCAGTCAAGAATCCACTGCACACGCCTTGCAGGTACAAAGGCTGACAACTGGTACTTAAGACAGTCACCTCAGGTTATGGGCTTACAGTTTGTTGATAACATAAGACGTGCAGACAGAGATAACGCTATCGACCTTTACATCGGTGAGGATTACATGGACGTTCTCGCAGACGGCGCATGGGAAAACATCTTCAAGGTAAAGCCCGCCGTATTCACGACAGAAGAAAAGAAAGCATGGCTTGCAACAATGAAGGGTGTTTCGCTCGGCTCAGACGCATTCTTCCCCTTCGGTGACAACATTGAAAGAGCGCACAGAAGCGGTGTTGAATACATAGCACAGCCCGGCGGCTCTATCCGTGACGATAATGTTATCGACACCTGCAACAAGTACGGTATCGCAATGGCATTCACGGGAATCAGACTTTTCCACCACTGA
- a CDS encoding pentapeptide repeat-containing protein, with protein MTAELKSLSASLTAPKLPDNLFTVTDIDAELSKVRDDESDFIAADFSRLICAETDFSAICFRNCLFHGCRFTACNFTGCTFIDCVFKGCDISNSDFSESYFKACSFISCKAVGTAFKYSFYKNVSFDGGSFELSDFQRSKLQSVAVTDTDFSSALFSSCEIKQTELKNVTLARSVFFGTKLAGLDFTSCNIEGLTVSDTGAELKGAKVDVWQAAMFAKLLGLIIE; from the coding sequence ATGACAGCAGAATTAAAGTCATTATCTGCGTCATTGACCGCTCCGAAGCTGCCCGATAATCTTTTTACGGTAACTGATATTGATGCCGAGCTTTCAAAAGTGCGTGATGACGAATCGGATTTTATTGCGGCGGATTTTTCGAGGCTGATATGCGCCGAAACCGATTTTTCGGCTATCTGTTTCAGAAACTGCCTGTTTCACGGATGCCGCTTTACAGCCTGCAATTTTACCGGATGCACTTTTATAGATTGCGTTTTCAAGGGCTGTGATATTTCGAACAGCGATTTTTCCGAAAGCTATTTCAAAGCCTGCTCGTTCATCTCCTGTAAGGCTGTCGGGACGGCTTTTAAATACTCATTTTATAAAAACGTCAGCTTTGACGGCGGCAGCTTTGAGTTGTCGGATTTTCAGCGTTCAAAGCTGCAATCGGTAGCTGTGACGGATACCGACTTCTCCTCCGCTCTGTTTTCTTCGTGTGAGATAAAACAAACGGAGCTTAAAAACGTTACGCTGGCAAGGTCTGTGTTTTTCGGCACGAAGCTTGCAGGGCTTGATTTCACCTCCTGTAATATCGAAGGTCTTACCGTTTCCGATACGGGAGCAGAGCTTAAAGGCGCAAAGGTCGATGTGTGGCAGGCGGCAATGTTCGCAAAGCTGCTTGGCCTTATCATCGAATAA
- the purD gene encoding phosphoribosylamine--glycine ligase, with amino-acid sequence MNVLVIGGGGREHAIITALAKSKKVDKLYAAPGNGGISKYAECFNVKATDIDGCVELAKKLRPDYVFVAPDDPLVMGMVDKLNAEGFKTFGPRANAAILEGSKVFSKALMKKYNIPTAAYETFTDADEAIAYIKKQNSFPAVIKCDGLALGKGVIIAKDEQEAENAVRSMLLDGKFGKSGSEIVVEEFMTGPEVTVLAFTDGKTVKPMISSMDHKRAYDNDEGLNTGGMGTIAPNPLYTPDKQQECMEKIFLPTIKAMAAEGRPFKGCLYFGLMLTPNGAKVIEYNCRFGDPETQVVLPLLETDIMDIIEAVWEEKLDALDIKWSDKSCACVVMASGGYPEKYETGKVISGLDENGQCEGAFVYHAGTKLEDGKFLTAGGRVLGITAYGDTLKEALDTAYKAVDTISFEKAHYRHDIGKKALSALK; translated from the coding sequence ATGAACGTACTTGTAATAGGCGGAGGCGGCAGAGAACACGCCATAATAACAGCCCTTGCAAAATCTAAGAAGGTAGACAAGCTGTATGCCGCACCCGGCAACGGCGGTATCTCAAAATATGCCGAGTGCTTTAATGTAAAGGCAACCGATATTGACGGCTGTGTTGAACTTGCAAAGAAGCTCAGACCCGACTATGTATTCGTAGCCCCTGACGATCCGCTGGTTATGGGTATGGTGGACAAGCTAAACGCAGAGGGCTTCAAGACCTTCGGACCCAGAGCAAATGCCGCTATTCTTGAGGGCAGTAAGGTTTTCTCGAAGGCTCTGATGAAGAAGTACAACATTCCCACTGCGGCTTACGAAACCTTCACGGACGCAGACGAGGCTATAGCATATATCAAAAAGCAGAACAGCTTCCCTGCCGTTATCAAGTGTGACGGTCTTGCACTCGGCAAGGGCGTTATAATCGCAAAGGACGAGCAGGAAGCAGAAAACGCAGTACGTTCAATGCTCCTTGACGGTAAATTCGGCAAATCCGGCAGTGAAATAGTTGTCGAAGAATTTATGACAGGCCCCGAAGTAACCGTTCTTGCGTTCACAGACGGCAAAACAGTAAAACCTATGATAAGTTCTATGGATCACAAGCGTGCTTATGACAACGATGAGGGTCTTAACACCGGCGGAATGGGTACGATAGCGCCCAACCCCCTCTACACCCCCGACAAACAGCAGGAATGTATGGAAAAGATATTCCTGCCTACTATAAAGGCTATGGCGGCTGAGGGCAGACCGTTCAAGGGTTGCCTCTACTTCGGTCTTATGCTGACCCCGAACGGTGCAAAGGTAATTGAGTACAACTGCCGCTTCGGTGATCCCGAAACGCAGGTGGTTCTCCCCTTGCTTGAAACGGATATTATGGATATAATCGAAGCTGTCTGGGAAGAAAAACTCGATGCACTTGATATAAAGTGGAGCGATAAATCGTGCGCCTGCGTTGTAATGGCAAGCGGCGGCTACCCCGAAAAGTACGAAACAGGCAAGGTGATAAGCGGACTTGACGAAAACGGTCAGTGCGAGGGTGCATTCGTTTACCATGCAGGCACAAAACTGGAGGACGGAAAGTTCCTTACGGCAGGAGGACGTGTTCTCGGTATTACCGCTTACGGCGATACATTAAAGGAAGCGCTCGACACAGCTTATAAGGCAGTGGATACGATTAGCTTTGAAAAGGCACATTACCGCCACGATATAGGAAAAAAAGCTCTTTCCGCTTTAAAATAA
- the secG gene encoding preprotein translocase subunit SecG, which produces MGILEIISAIVLIVACVFIVLVVLMQDTKQGMSQTITGGSADNYYQRNSGRSNEAKLNRLTKIAAVIFFVVALVVNFVVMYSGNFSKSDNSSTTSSATSSVTSSVTSDDSSTSSASSDASSTDSSVTSSDASSADSSVAESSSETSTETSAE; this is translated from the coding sequence ATGGGAATATTAGAAATAATCAGTGCTATTGTTCTGATTGTTGCCTGTGTTTTCATAGTACTCGTGGTACTTATGCAGGATACAAAGCAGGGTATGTCGCAGACGATCACAGGCGGTAGTGCAGACAACTATTATCAGAGAAATTCAGGCCGTTCAAACGAGGCTAAGCTGAACAGACTTACAAAGATTGCCGCAGTGATTTTCTTTGTTGTGGCTCTCGTTGTAAACTTCGTCGTTATGTACAGCGGTAACTTCAGCAAGTCGGATAATTCTTCGACAACAAGCTCCGCAACATCATCTGTAACATCTTCCGTTACAAGTGACGATTCATCAACTTCATCAGCATCTTCCGATGCTTCATCGACAGATTCTTCTGTAACATCTTCAGATGCTTCTTCTGCTGATTCCTCAGTAGCTGAATCCTCATCTGAAACAAGCACAGAAACATCTGCAGAATAA